From the Gemmatimonadota bacterium genome, the window CCGGAATGATGCCCACGGGCAAGCTGCTGCTGGGCGTGCCCACCGGCGACCCGCTCACCGACGTGGACCTGGAAAAATCCTGACGATCAGGCTGTTCCTTGCGGGCGGCCTGGCGCTACTCCTGGTCGCTTGCGGCGGCGGTGGTGGCGACAGCGGGAGCGGGCCGGTTGAAAGGCCCGCCAATTCGCCGCCTACCGCGAACGCGGGCGCCGATCAGAACGTCAACGAAGGCGCCACTGTCACGCTGGAAGGCGCCGGCGAGGACAGCGACGGCACGATAGAGTCCTTTCGGTGGATGCAGGTCTCGGGCGCCGATGTCGAACTTGAGGACGCTGACACGGCCAGTACCAGTTTCGTGGCGCCCGCTTTCACGCAAGGACAGTCGGACCTGACCTTCCGGCTCACCGTAACGGACGACCGCGGAGCGACCTCAACTGACGAAATCACGGTTTCCGTCAATTCGCCGCCTACCGCGAACGCGGGCGCCGATCAGGTGGTCCGCGGGGGAGCGGCCGTCACGCTGGAAGGCGACGGCGAGGACAGCGACGGCACGATAGAGTCCTTTCGGTGGATGCAAGTCTCGGGCGCCGCTGTCGAACTGGGGGACGCTGATACCGCCGGCACGAGTTTCCTGGCGCCCGCTTACATGCAGGGACAATCGGACCTGATCTTCCGGCTGACCGTAACGGACGACCGCGAAGCGACTTCAATTGACGAAGTAAGGGTCTTGATTGCCCATCCATTCACGCGATGGAATGAACTGGAGCCCAGGTCCTGGTGGCGGGAGTCGGAGCCCTATTCTTGCGCTCCGGAGGAGAAGCAATCGTCCCCATGGCTGGACGCCGGAATGATCGATCTCGGCGGGTCGGACGAACTCTCCCTGATTCGCTACTTCGGCAACGGGAGCTATCTCCGGTATGGCCACATGGGATTCGACGGCTGTACCGCAATCGCCAAGTATCCCGACAGATTCCACCTGGACCCGCCGGCGGATCCCACCTACTACTCGCTGGGCGATCTGGACATTCACGTGGACATCGCTCGCGTACCGGCGGACGCCGCCGGCTGGTTTCAGGATGATGGCGCCCGGATCGACATGAGCATGGCCGAGGCGGTTGAGCTTCTGAATACCTATGTTGCGGCGTACTACCGGCGGATGTCGGGGGACCGGCTTCGGATGAGGTTTGAGGCGGGCAACGATTACGCTGTCGCGGGCGACGGATCGCCGACCGAGGCCAATGAGCAACAGAACAGGCTGGCCGGCGCCTGTCTCGAAGGCTGTCGATATGGGGCGCCCGGGGGGCTGAACCGCATTCTGCTTACCGATGTCGCCTCGGACAGCGGGGGACGCGCCTACAACGGCTGGGCTGCATTCGGCCTTGTCAGTCTTCGCAACGA encodes:
- a CDS encoding PKD domain-containing protein, with amino-acid sequence MVACGGGGGDSGSGPVERPANSPPTANAGADQNVNEGATVTLEGAGEDSDGTIESFRWMQVSGADVELEDADTASTSFVAPAFTQGQSDLTFRLTVTDDRGATSTDEITVSVNSPPTANAGADQVVRGGAAVTLEGDGEDSDGTIESFRWMQVSGAAVELGDADTAGTSFLAPAYMQGQSDLIFRLTVTDDREATSIDEVRVLIAHPFTRWNELEPRSWWRESEPYSCAPEEKQSSPWLDAGMIDLGGSDELSLIRYFGNGSYLRYGHMGFDGCTAIAKYPDRFHLDPPADPTYYSLGDLDIHVDIARVPADAAGWFQDDGARIDMSMAEAVELLNTYVAAYYRRMSGDRLRMRFEAGNDYAVAGDGSPTEANEQQNRLAGACLEGCRYGAPGGLNRILLTDVASDSGGRAYNGWAAFGLVSLRNENMETIVHEVGHAWMAWPHSFPEVAWRPYPNDEIGLPNPYSNRYDVMSGLTPLSRYGWDHDMPGTLAVNRYAAGWIRPEDVALHVDEDAGYTLSKPGESGHQFLVVHSGRRYAFTTLEVLADRSDRFRSDQPNVYDPDVPGNRRARRYEGVLISRYDQSAGTGAHTRFGPALYDRENPDFLADVGWGRDDHSVIIDGETREFGGGVRVRATQEHGRNLVRRCKRW